A section of the Amycolatopsis sp. AA4 genome encodes:
- the kstR gene encoding cholesterol catabolism transcriptional regulator KstR gives MPGKAKTPAAKTRANGLGAMGEELGSAAQRDRRRRIIDATLALASKGGYDAVQMRAVAEKADVALGTLYRYFPSKIHLLVSGLAQQFEAAHEKIQRSAIPGETPAERLMFVLGRNTRLMQRDPHLTEAMVRAFMFADTSAAAEVELVGRLMEDMFASAMGIEDPTESDRDIFHVVADVWMANLVAWVTRRASAADVASRLELSVHLLLDK, from the coding sequence ATGCCGGGGAAGGCGAAGACGCCGGCGGCGAAAACGCGGGCGAACGGCCTCGGCGCGATGGGCGAGGAACTGGGCTCCGCGGCCCAGCGGGACCGCCGCCGCCGCATCATCGACGCGACGCTGGCCCTGGCCTCGAAGGGCGGCTACGACGCGGTGCAGATGCGCGCGGTCGCGGAGAAGGCCGACGTCGCGCTGGGCACGCTGTACCGGTATTTCCCGTCGAAGATCCACCTGCTCGTGTCGGGTCTGGCACAGCAGTTCGAGGCCGCGCACGAGAAAATCCAGCGCAGCGCGATCCCCGGAGAAACCCCCGCCGAGCGGCTGATGTTCGTCCTGGGCCGCAACACCCGCCTGATGCAGCGCGACCCGCATTTGACAGAGGCGATGGTGCGCGCGTTCATGTTCGCCGACACGTCCGCGGCCGCCGAGGTCGAACTGGTCGGCCGCCTGATGGAGGACATGTTCGCGAGCGCGATGGGCATCGAGGACCCGACGGAGTCGGACCGCGACATCTTCCACGTGGTGGCGGATGTGTGGATGGCGAACCTGGTCGCCTGGGTGACCCGCCGCGCCTCCGCCGCAGACGTGGCGAGCCGCCTGGAACTCTCCGTTCACCTGCTCCTGGACAAGTAG
- a CDS encoding helix-turn-helix domain-containing protein, producing the protein MDKPGRRSFAFEFKLEVVRRYVGGEATAAELAREHGLSSPKLVENWARAYRREGEDALRPKPKGRPPGVADSPGPGELERLRAENLRLSAENAYLKKLRALREQGRG; encoded by the coding sequence ATGGACAAGCCAGGCAGGCGGTCGTTCGCGTTCGAGTTCAAGCTGGAGGTCGTGCGCCGGTATGTCGGCGGCGAGGCGACCGCGGCCGAGCTGGCGCGCGAGCACGGGCTGTCCTCGCCCAAACTCGTGGAGAACTGGGCGCGGGCGTATCGGCGCGAGGGAGAGGACGCGTTGCGGCCCAAGCCGAAAGGCCGTCCGCCCGGTGTCGCGGACTCGCCGGGTCCCGGCGAGCTGGAGCGGTTGCGGGCGGAGAACCTGCGGCTGTCGGCGGAGAACGCCTACCTAAAAAAATTGCGGGCCTTGAGGGAGCAGGGGCGAGGGTGA
- a CDS encoding IS3 family transposase — protein sequence MKTQAVAALKADYPLPVLLAVAGLARSTFFHHQARPDRPDPHAGLKAAIAEAFEAARGRYGHRRIHTVLARAGWRVAKKTVLALMNALGLVCQVRRPRRRRSWPGRPGTAAENLLNREFGAEAPDTKWVTDVTEFRIGDRKVYLSPVIDLFDRSVIAYACGPSPTLELTNSSLRAAIATLPAGARPLVHSDQGFQYRHASWRSLLADAGLTQSMSRRATCLDNAVAENFFGHLKEELFHHTKFDTVDTFITALHDYIDWYNTTRISTTLQGLSPAEYRAQTLAA from the coding sequence GTGAAAACCCAGGCCGTCGCCGCCCTCAAGGCCGACTATCCGCTGCCGGTGCTGCTGGCGGTCGCGGGCCTGGCCCGGTCGACGTTCTTCCACCACCAGGCCCGGCCCGACCGGCCCGACCCGCACGCCGGGCTCAAGGCCGCGATCGCCGAGGCGTTCGAGGCCGCCCGCGGCCGCTACGGGCACCGGCGGATCCACACGGTCCTGGCCCGCGCCGGCTGGCGGGTGGCGAAGAAAACCGTGCTCGCGCTGATGAACGCCCTCGGCCTGGTCTGCCAGGTCCGGCGGCCGCGCCGGCGCCGGTCCTGGCCCGGCCGGCCCGGCACGGCCGCCGAGAACCTGCTCAACCGCGAGTTCGGCGCCGAGGCCCCGGACACCAAATGGGTCACCGACGTGACCGAGTTCCGCATCGGCGACCGCAAGGTCTACCTCTCGCCCGTGATCGACCTGTTCGACCGGTCCGTGATCGCCTACGCCTGCGGGCCGTCCCCGACGCTGGAGCTGACGAACTCCTCGCTGCGCGCCGCGATCGCGACCCTGCCCGCCGGAGCCCGCCCGCTGGTGCACTCCGACCAGGGCTTCCAGTACCGGCACGCCTCCTGGCGCTCCCTGCTCGCCGACGCCGGCCTGACCCAGTCGATGTCCCGGCGAGCCACCTGCCTGGACAACGCCGTCGCCGAGAACTTCTTCGGCCACCTCAAAGAAGAACTCTTCCACCACACCAAGTTCGACACCGTCGACACGTTCATCACGGCACTGCACGACTACATCGACTGGTACAACACCACCCGCATCTCCACCACGCTCCAAGGCCTGAGCCCGGCCGAATACCGGGCCCAGACCCTCGCCGCCTAA
- a CDS encoding SWIM zinc finger family protein, which translates to MPPRRTFGSRWWGRAWVEALEQRAKLDPNRLPRGRTYARKGVVDQLEIGAGEITAWVRGSRPDPYRVAIRMRVFSESEWDKLLDVAGRRLGHAAALLDGELPEELAVQAREAGADLLPGPGDLRPRCSCPDSANPCKHVAAVYYLVADEVDADPFVLFTLRGRGRDEVLAQLRELRTPSARQARPPEVGLTPKKAYSRRIAPLPPLPAIPGEAGPPAVLDLDPPARSGLTSAGLAALAADAASLALELLHTRDALADLTFAEDLARRAARPGADVFGLAAAAEVAPSELIVSAQAWREAGRSGLAALRDVWNPGPGPLAAARAELAELAGEVKVWRNRVTAGPVQLRYGRDRRWYRFVRVAGQWWPDGPPAEQPVDLAYPAEG; encoded by the coding sequence ATGCCGCCGCGGCGGACGTTCGGGAGCCGGTGGTGGGGCCGGGCGTGGGTGGAAGCGCTGGAGCAGCGCGCCAAACTGGACCCGAACCGGTTGCCGCGCGGGCGGACGTACGCGCGCAAGGGCGTCGTGGACCAGCTGGAGATCGGCGCGGGCGAGATCACCGCGTGGGTACGGGGAAGCCGCCCGGACCCGTACCGCGTCGCGATCCGGATGCGTGTGTTCAGCGAGTCGGAATGGGACAAGCTGCTCGACGTCGCGGGTCGCCGCCTCGGGCATGCCGCCGCCTTACTCGACGGAGAGTTGCCGGAGGAACTGGCCGTCCAGGCGCGCGAGGCCGGGGCCGATTTGCTGCCCGGACCCGGCGATCTGCGGCCGCGGTGTTCCTGTCCGGACAGCGCGAATCCGTGCAAACACGTGGCCGCGGTCTACTACCTGGTCGCCGACGAGGTCGATGCCGATCCGTTCGTGCTGTTCACCCTGCGCGGCCGAGGCCGGGACGAGGTTTTGGCTCAACTGCGCGAATTGCGGACTCCGAGCGCTCGCCAGGCTCGCCCTCCGGAAGTCGGCCTGACGCCGAAAAAAGCCTACTCGCGCCGGATCGCGCCGCTGCCGCCGTTGCCCGCCATTCCCGGAGAAGCCGGTCCGCCCGCCGTGCTCGACCTCGACCCGCCCGCCCGCTCCGGCCTGACGTCGGCCGGCCTCGCCGCGCTGGCCGCCGACGCCGCGTCGCTCGCGCTCGAGCTGCTGCACACCCGAGATGCGTTGGCGGACTTGACTTTCGCCGAGGACCTGGCCCGTCGCGCGGCCCGGCCGGGTGCGGACGTCTTCGGGCTGGCGGCCGCCGCCGAGGTCGCGCCGTCGGAGCTGATCGTGTCCGCGCAGGCGTGGCGGGAAGCGGGCCGCAGCGGGCTGGCGGCGCTGCGGGACGTGTGGAATCCCGGGCCCGGCCCGTTGGCGGCGGCGCGCGCGGAACTCGCGGAATTGGCGGGGGAGGTGAAGGTATGGCGCAACCGGGTGACAGCCGGGCCGGTGCAGTTGCGCTATGGAAGGGACCGCCGGTGGTACCGGTTCGTGCGGGTCGCGGGGCAGTGGTGGCCGGACGGACCGCCAGCCGAGCAGCCGGTCGATCTCGCCTACCCCGCGGAGGGCTGA
- a CDS encoding SDR family NAD(P)-dependent oxidoreductase: MTRTWVITGTSRGLGRALALAAAEAGDRVLATVRTPGSAPEHRNVVEHVLDVRNRAAARETVRRAVAEFGRLDVVVNNAGYGLVGMAEEVGEDEARDILETNLLGALWLTQAALPVLREQRSGHVVQISSVGGAGSVPGFGLYSASKWGLEGMSEAIAQEVAEFGVRVSIVEPGGMDTEWATGSMRFAAPDPAYDGLRERMFGTTTVPWPTTGTGGGTPPAEIAAEILQHVNDPADQRLRVLTGADAPAMVATALSGRLTDYRKDKRFADAEI, encoded by the coding sequence ATGACGAGAACCTGGGTGATCACCGGAACGAGCCGCGGCCTCGGCCGTGCGCTGGCGCTTGCCGCGGCGGAAGCGGGCGATCGCGTGCTGGCGACCGTCCGGACGCCGGGGAGCGCGCCGGAACACCGGAACGTCGTCGAGCACGTGCTCGACGTGCGAAACCGGGCCGCCGCGCGGGAAACCGTGCGGCGGGCAGTGGCCGAGTTCGGACGGCTGGACGTGGTGGTGAACAACGCCGGTTACGGACTGGTCGGCATGGCCGAGGAGGTGGGCGAGGACGAAGCGCGGGACATCCTGGAGACGAACCTGCTGGGCGCGTTGTGGCTGACGCAGGCGGCGCTGCCCGTGCTGCGGGAGCAGCGGTCGGGCCACGTCGTGCAGATTTCGTCGGTCGGCGGCGCCGGTTCGGTGCCCGGATTCGGGCTGTACAGCGCGAGCAAATGGGGGCTGGAAGGGATGAGCGAGGCGATCGCGCAGGAGGTCGCGGAGTTCGGCGTGCGGGTGAGCATCGTCGAACCGGGCGGGATGGACACCGAATGGGCGACCGGCAGCATGCGGTTCGCCGCCCCGGACCCGGCGTACGACGGACTGCGCGAGCGGATGTTCGGCACGACGACCGTCCCGTGGCCGACCACCGGCACCGGCGGCGGCACCCCGCCCGCGGAGATCGCCGCGGAGATCCTGCAGCACGTGAACGACCCCGCCGACCAGCGGTTGCGCGTCCTGACCGGTGCCGACGCCCCGGCGATGGTCGCGACCGCGCTGTCCGGACGGCTGACGGATTACCGCAAGGACAAGCGTTTCGCCGACGCGGAGATCTGA
- a CDS encoding TetR/AcrR family transcriptional regulator: MARASTRARVHAAVLSLAAESGFGGLTMEGIAARAGAGKQTLYRTWSSPAAVLLDALLEQSLDATGEVAIPDTGDLRADLETLVRGMIAELTDPATDRLLRAVTAELQTDPAIGAEVLDRLLGPQLRALADRLARAEIACPDDGAELLLGPVFHRWLLRTRPFPEDWPAAHVERVLRAVSFG; this comes from the coding sequence GTGGCGCGCGCCAGCACCCGAGCCCGCGTGCACGCCGCGGTGCTCTCCCTCGCCGCCGAGTCCGGTTTCGGCGGCCTGACCATGGAGGGCATCGCGGCCCGCGCGGGCGCCGGAAAGCAAACGCTGTACCGCACGTGGTCGTCGCCCGCCGCGGTGCTGCTCGACGCGCTGCTGGAGCAGAGCCTCGACGCAACCGGCGAAGTCGCCATCCCCGACACCGGCGACCTGCGCGCTGACCTGGAAACCTTGGTGCGCGGCATGATCGCCGAACTGACCGATCCGGCGACCGACCGCCTGCTCCGCGCGGTGACCGCCGAACTGCAGACCGATCCGGCCATCGGCGCCGAGGTCCTGGACCGCCTGCTGGGCCCGCAGTTGCGCGCGCTCGCCGACCGCTTGGCCCGCGCCGAGATCGCCTGCCCGGACGACGGCGCGGAACTGTTGCTGGGCCCGGTTTTCCATCGCTGGCTGCTGCGCACCCGGCCGTTCCCGGAGGACTGGCCTGCCGCACATGTGGAGCGAGTCCTGCGCGCGGTCTCGTTCGGCTAG
- a CDS encoding metalloregulator ArsR/SmtB family transcription factor — translation MTSDLATIRAVAALDEDLRRGMYAFIRDAGRPVTREEAAAAVGISRKLAAFHLDKLVTAGLLRARYETVGGVRKVGRAPKVYEPAPTDFAITIPPRQPDVLAAILVDAVASAAPGEPARDAALREAGRHGSAAGAAERERSRPGRLGTERGLTLTSTVLARHGFEPNRETPVCLRLRNCPFQPLAGRAPDLVCGMTDRFLNGVVEGLQVPGVTTARVAPRDGGCCVELRGTESTGS, via the coding sequence GTGACGAGTGACCTGGCGACCATCCGCGCGGTAGCGGCGCTGGACGAGGACCTGCGCCGGGGCATGTACGCCTTCATCCGCGACGCCGGCCGCCCGGTGACGCGCGAGGAGGCGGCCGCCGCGGTCGGCATCTCGCGCAAGCTGGCCGCGTTCCACCTGGACAAACTCGTGACGGCCGGCCTCCTGCGCGCCCGCTACGAGACAGTCGGCGGCGTCCGGAAGGTGGGCCGCGCCCCGAAGGTCTACGAACCCGCCCCCACCGACTTCGCGATCACCATCCCGCCCCGGCAGCCGGACGTCCTGGCCGCGATCCTGGTCGACGCGGTCGCCTCGGCGGCCCCTGGCGAACCGGCCCGCGACGCCGCCCTCCGCGAAGCCGGACGGCACGGGTCCGCGGCTGGCGCCGCCGAACGCGAACGCTCCCGACCAGGCCGTTTGGGCACCGAACGCGGGCTGACCCTGACGAGCACGGTCCTGGCCCGGCACGGTTTCGAACCCAACCGCGAGACGCCGGTGTGCCTGCGGCTGCGCAACTGCCCGTTCCAGCCGCTGGCAGGCCGCGCGCCGGACCTGGTGTGCGGCATGACGGACCGGTTCCTGAACGGGGTCGTGGAAGGCCTCCAGGTCCCGGGCGTGACGACGGCCCGGGTCGCCCCGCGCGACGGCGGGTGTTGCGTGGAACTTCGCGGGACGGAGTCGACCGGCAGCTGA
- the folE gene encoding GTP cyclohydrolase I FolE, producing MQSSGTALRVVHEPVPGFDLAAAENAAGDFLRALGISLDSESLRGTPGRMARAYAELFTPRSFDLTTFPNDEGYDELVLARDIPVRSVCEHHLLPFIGVAHVGYLPGERILGLSKLARVVEHFACRPQVQERLTKQIAGWLGDQLTPKGVGVVIEAEHTCMTLRGVQATGSSTVTSTLMGTLREDARSRQEFFSLTGVNA from the coding sequence ATGCAGTCGTCCGGAACCGCCCTCCGCGTCGTCCACGAGCCAGTCCCCGGCTTCGACCTGGCCGCGGCCGAGAACGCGGCGGGGGATTTCCTGCGCGCCCTCGGCATCAGCCTCGACTCGGAGAGCCTGCGCGGCACGCCCGGCCGGATGGCCCGCGCGTACGCCGAGCTGTTCACGCCGCGCTCGTTCGACCTGACCACGTTCCCCAACGACGAGGGCTACGACGAACTGGTGCTGGCCCGCGACATCCCGGTCCGGTCGGTCTGCGAACACCACCTGCTGCCGTTCATCGGGGTCGCGCACGTCGGGTACCTGCCGGGCGAGCGGATCCTCGGACTCTCGAAGCTGGCGCGCGTCGTCGAGCACTTCGCGTGCCGCCCGCAGGTGCAGGAACGGCTGACGAAGCAGATCGCGGGCTGGCTCGGCGACCAGCTGACCCCGAAGGGCGTCGGCGTGGTGATCGAGGCCGAACACACCTGCATGACCCTGCGCGGCGTACAGGCGACCGGCTCGTCGACGGTGACGTCCACGCTGATGGGGACGCTTCGGGAGGACGCCCGGTCGCGTCAGGAGTTCTTCTCGTTGACCGGCGTGAACGCCTGA
- a CDS encoding alpha/beta hydrolase: protein MKPDFVTRRAAQLGLAALAVAPPKPRSTSIPVFFAGWLTGELAPHLLALTAADTVQHLARHGVRRPSDRVGLALAGLSAAGFASLIGTSLKARLEVEAALVEALGEDYKDHLESPSDFSTPWGRLLMPFRMHEPDVVRDRNVAYAPGGKRFLLDVYRPRETVRDAPVLLQIHGGAWTIGNKEQQGLPLMRHLARRGWVCVAINYPLSPASRWPAHIVAAKQALAWIREHIAEYGGDPRFVAVTGGSAGGHLAALLALSQNDPALQPGFEEADTSVQACVPHYGVYDIAASTGEAESRYRLESLMARRVFAPEHRLDDYLAASPMDRVSEDAPPFFVIHGKHDSLVPVAEAREFVARLRAKSAHPVAYAELAGAQHAFDVFPSIRSTHVVRGVEHFLDWAYAQAFTPVNEKNS, encoded by the coding sequence GTGAAACCGGACTTCGTGACCCGCCGCGCGGCGCAGCTCGGTCTCGCCGCACTCGCCGTGGCACCGCCGAAACCGCGGTCGACCTCGATCCCGGTGTTCTTCGCCGGCTGGCTCACCGGCGAACTCGCGCCGCACCTGCTCGCGCTCACCGCGGCCGACACCGTGCAGCACCTCGCGCGCCACGGGGTGCGCCGCCCCAGCGACCGCGTCGGACTGGCGTTGGCCGGGCTGTCCGCAGCCGGTTTCGCGTCGCTGATCGGGACCTCGCTGAAGGCGCGCCTCGAGGTCGAGGCCGCGCTGGTCGAGGCGCTCGGCGAGGACTACAAGGACCACCTGGAGAGCCCCTCGGACTTCTCGACGCCGTGGGGCCGCCTGCTGATGCCGTTCCGGATGCACGAGCCGGACGTCGTGCGCGACCGGAACGTCGCGTACGCCCCCGGTGGCAAACGTTTCCTGCTGGACGTCTACCGCCCGCGCGAGACGGTCCGCGACGCACCGGTGCTGCTGCAGATCCACGGCGGCGCGTGGACGATCGGCAACAAGGAACAGCAAGGCCTGCCGCTGATGCGCCACCTCGCCCGCCGCGGCTGGGTCTGCGTCGCGATCAACTACCCGCTCTCCCCCGCGTCGCGCTGGCCCGCGCACATCGTGGCGGCCAAACAAGCGCTCGCCTGGATCCGCGAACACATCGCCGAGTACGGCGGAGACCCCCGGTTCGTCGCGGTGACCGGCGGTTCGGCGGGCGGGCACCTGGCCGCGCTGCTCGCGCTGAGCCAGAACGACCCGGCACTGCAACCCGGGTTCGAGGAGGCGGACACGAGCGTGCAGGCCTGCGTGCCGCACTACGGCGTGTACGACATCGCCGCCTCGACCGGCGAGGCGGAAAGTCGGTACCGGCTGGAAAGCCTGATGGCGCGCCGGGTGTTCGCCCCGGAGCACCGCCTGGACGACTACCTCGCCGCGTCCCCGATGGACCGGGTCTCCGAGGACGCCCCGCCGTTCTTCGTGATCCACGGCAAGCACGATTCGCTCGTGCCGGTCGCGGAAGCGCGGGAGTTCGTCGCGCGGTTGCGGGCTAAGTCCGCCCATCCGGTGGCGTATGCCGAACTTGCCGGGGCGCAGCACGCGTTCGACGTGTTCCCGTCAATCCGCAGCACGCACGTGGTTCGGGGTGTCGAACACTTCCTCGACTGGGCCTACGCTCAGGCGTTCACGCCGGTCAACGAGAAGAACTCCTGA
- a CDS encoding wax ester/triacylglycerol synthase family O-acyltransferase — protein MQRLSGLDASFLYLETPSQVLHVCGLLTLDGSTMPGGYTFGEFKRRLAERVAVIPAFRRKLHNPLWNLNHPVWVEDEDFDLDNHVHRIGLPAPGDDRELAEMCAHIAGQRLDRAHPLWQCYVIEGLSDGRLAVLLKMHHASVDGVGGASLIGYLAGLEPDAPLPELPAGERHNDGLPTRLRLLRESADSLLHRPFEIARLLPELLELVPRWLGKALRGKGMPVPFTAPRTSLNGTITGHRSVAFAQLDLDAVKQVKDAFGVTVNDVVLALVSGALRQFLLGRGELPGDPLVATVPVSVHERTERDRGSNRVSAFFASLPTHLSDPAARVFFLAEANRRAKDHHYDIDADMLADWAQFSPATVFGLGVRAYSALRLAERHPVVHNLIISNVPGPPMPLYLLGARITGLYPLGPVFHGAGLNITVLSNDGKIGVGLLGAKELVKDLWPLADALPEAMDELSKAAPV, from the coding sequence ATGCAGCGACTGAGCGGGCTGGACGCGAGCTTCCTCTACCTGGAGACGCCCTCGCAGGTCCTGCACGTCTGCGGCCTGCTCACCCTCGACGGCTCGACCATGCCCGGCGGCTACACCTTCGGGGAGTTCAAGCGCCGCCTCGCCGAACGCGTCGCGGTGATCCCGGCGTTCCGCCGCAAACTCCACAATCCGCTGTGGAACCTGAACCATCCGGTGTGGGTCGAGGACGAGGATTTCGACCTCGACAACCACGTGCACCGGATCGGCCTGCCCGCCCCGGGCGACGACCGCGAACTCGCCGAGATGTGCGCGCACATCGCCGGGCAGCGGCTCGACCGCGCGCATCCGCTGTGGCAGTGCTACGTGATCGAGGGTCTTTCGGACGGGCGGCTGGCGGTGCTGCTGAAAATGCACCACGCGAGCGTCGACGGCGTCGGCGGGGCCAGCCTGATCGGCTACCTAGCCGGTCTCGAACCCGACGCGCCGCTGCCGGAACTGCCCGCAGGCGAGCGCCACAACGACGGTCTCCCCACCCGGCTGCGGCTGCTGCGCGAGAGCGCCGATTCGCTGCTGCACCGCCCGTTCGAGATCGCCCGGTTGCTGCCGGAGCTGCTGGAACTGGTCCCGCGCTGGCTCGGAAAAGCGTTGCGCGGCAAGGGAATGCCAGTGCCGTTCACCGCGCCGCGGACCTCGCTGAACGGCACCATCACCGGGCACCGTTCGGTCGCCTTCGCGCAGCTGGACCTCGACGCGGTGAAGCAGGTGAAGGACGCTTTCGGCGTCACCGTGAACGACGTGGTGCTGGCGCTGGTTTCCGGTGCGCTGCGGCAATTCCTGCTCGGCCGCGGCGAACTGCCGGGAGACCCGCTGGTGGCGACGGTGCCGGTGTCCGTGCACGAACGCACGGAACGCGATCGCGGCAGCAACCGGGTGTCCGCCTTTTTCGCTTCGCTGCCAACGCATCTGTCCGACCCGGCGGCGCGCGTGTTCTTCCTGGCCGAGGCGAACCGCCGCGCGAAGGACCACCATTACGACATCGACGCCGACATGCTCGCCGACTGGGCCCAGTTCTCCCCGGCGACGGTGTTCGGGCTGGGCGTGCGCGCGTATTCGGCGCTGCGGCTGGCCGAACGGCATCCGGTGGTGCACAACCTGATCATCTCGAACGTGCCCGGTCCGCCGATGCCGTTGTATTTGCTGGGCGCGCGGATCACCGGGCTGTACCCATTGGGGCCGGTCTTTCACGGGGCGGGGCTCAACATCACGGTGCTGTCGAACGACGGCAAGATCGGCGTCGGGTTGCTGGGGGCCAAGGAATTGGTGAAGGATCTGTGGCCGCTGGCGGACGCGCTGCCGGAGGCGATGGACGAGTTGAGCAAGGCCGCGCCGGTCTGA
- a CDS encoding TIGR04141 family sporadically distributed protein, giving the protein MPAPSRPASLFRLDGSAAESDLLTPLSADQITADRPVDLPGTRARLVAGAFRTEAPHWLPHAEALGGGPLDLPSTLPFAVLLVPRPPWTYAVTWGAGHLVLNDEHVEQGFGLRFGIRRLDPFDLGLVASAALDVSARATQISIPGGGELSAFRLEPYGDLVHRLAGSADLTDLTYGRVTGKRYRIRVGTSLWAPLAKDPEAFLADLDAVGAVVDEPDADSALRFIAQTRPMDRHHPLVPELERQLAEALGGSDALGLAWPSSAANDAENAGSFRITGLGPGGPIHVPGRLELDHLTTRLSGIPVERRLKALRAGRITTCADEAGAEPTGAPLPAARWLVFETTVEHTRYVFHQSRWYRIGETYVAQMRDQVRDVLARKQIWPDVTWKPSGQPDDEHRYCQQVAALAPGYLCLDKDFASTPLHPRFELCDLLGPEDELIHVKWLGRATAASHLYTQALVSAEALHDEPEALAQLADKVSTLDPGRTLGGAPDTVVLAAAGRAWEVDELFTLSQVALLRLDRAVRSLRATLKVADIPYTAKKKRRHGG; this is encoded by the coding sequence ATGCCTGCCCCCAGCCGTCCGGCGTCCCTCTTCCGCCTCGACGGCTCCGCGGCGGAATCCGACCTGCTGACCCCGCTGTCGGCCGACCAGATCACCGCCGACCGCCCGGTCGACCTGCCCGGCACGCGCGCCCGGCTCGTCGCGGGCGCGTTCCGCACCGAGGCCCCGCACTGGCTGCCGCACGCCGAAGCCCTCGGCGGCGGCCCGCTCGACCTGCCCTCGACGCTGCCGTTCGCCGTCCTGCTCGTGCCGCGCCCGCCGTGGACCTACGCGGTCACCTGGGGCGCGGGACATCTCGTGCTCAACGACGAACACGTCGAGCAGGGTTTCGGGCTGCGCTTCGGAATCCGCCGGCTCGACCCGTTCGACCTCGGCCTCGTCGCGAGCGCCGCGCTGGACGTTTCCGCGCGCGCCACGCAAATCTCGATCCCGGGCGGCGGCGAACTGTCCGCGTTCCGGCTCGAACCGTACGGCGACCTCGTGCACCGGCTCGCCGGTTCGGCGGATCTCACCGACCTCACCTACGGCCGGGTGACCGGCAAGCGCTACCGCATCCGCGTCGGCACCTCGCTCTGGGCGCCGCTGGCGAAGGATCCCGAAGCGTTCCTGGCCGATCTCGACGCTGTCGGGGCCGTCGTCGACGAGCCGGACGCGGATTCCGCACTGCGGTTCATCGCCCAGACCCGCCCGATGGACCGCCACCACCCGCTCGTGCCCGAACTCGAACGGCAACTCGCCGAAGCGCTCGGCGGCAGCGACGCGCTCGGCCTGGCCTGGCCGTCCAGCGCCGCGAACGACGCGGAGAACGCCGGTTCGTTCCGCATCACCGGCCTCGGCCCCGGCGGCCCGATCCACGTCCCCGGCCGCCTGGAACTGGACCACCTGACCACGCGCCTCTCCGGAATCCCCGTGGAGCGGCGGCTGAAAGCCCTGCGCGCGGGCCGCATCACGACGTGCGCCGACGAGGCCGGCGCGGAACCCACCGGAGCGCCGCTGCCCGCCGCGCGCTGGCTGGTGTTCGAGACGACCGTCGAGCACACCCGGTACGTCTTCCATCAGTCGCGCTGGTACCGGATCGGCGAGACATACGTGGCGCAGATGCGGGATCAGGTGCGCGATGTGCTGGCGCGCAAGCAGATTTGGCCGGACGTCACATGGAAACCGAGCGGGCAGCCCGACGACGAGCATCGGTACTGCCAGCAGGTGGCCGCGCTCGCACCGGGATATCTGTGCCTGGACAAGGATTTCGCGAGCACTCCCCTGCATCCGCGGTTCGAACTGTGCGATTTGCTGGGACCCGAGGACGAGCTGATCCACGTCAAATGGCTGGGCCGGGCGACGGCGGCCAGCCACCTCTACACCCAGGCGCTCGTGTCTGCCGAAGCTTTGCACGACGAGCCGGAAGCGTTGGCGCAGCTGGCCGACAAAGTGTCCACATTGGACCCCGGCCGGACGCTGGGCGGCGCACCGGACACTGTCGTGCTCGCTGCCGCCGGGCGGGCGTGGGAAGTCGACGAGTTGTTCACGCTCTCGCAGGTCGCCTTGCTGCGACTGGACCGGGCGGTGCGGAGCTTGCGGGCGACGTTGAAGGTCGCCGACATCCCTTACACGGCGAAGAAGAAGCGTCGACACGGAGGGTGA
- a CDS encoding Uma2 family endonuclease — translation MFAHGDRLTRRDLETISDERRRYELVDGTLLVSPSPRPLHQRVVARLLAALTPVCPADCEVLPAPVDVVLDEFTVMIPDVVIGRRETFTERALVGVPVLAVEVVSPSSRHIDRFLKPARLALAGCPYYWVIEPDEPTLSCFRLAEGEYVLDGEATGDDVVRLEVPYRLELRPADLVSTYS, via the coding sequence ATGTTCGCGCACGGCGACCGTCTCACGCGTCGGGACCTGGAGACGATCTCGGATGAACGCCGCCGGTACGAGCTGGTGGACGGGACGCTTCTGGTGAGCCCGTCCCCGCGTCCGCTGCACCAGCGGGTGGTCGCGCGCCTCCTCGCCGCGCTCACCCCGGTGTGCCCTGCCGACTGCGAGGTCCTCCCCGCGCCGGTGGACGTGGTGCTCGACGAGTTCACCGTGATGATCCCGGACGTCGTGATCGGGCGGCGCGAAACCTTCACCGAACGCGCCCTGGTCGGCGTCCCGGTGCTGGCGGTCGAGGTGGTGTCGCCGTCGAGCAGGCACATCGACCGGTTCCTGAAACCGGCCCGGCTCGCACTCGCGGGATGCCCGTACTACTGGGTGATCGAGCCGGACGAGCCGACGCTGAGCTGCTTCCGCCTGGCCGAGGGCGAGTACGTGCTGGACGGCGAGGCGACCGGAGACGACGTCGTGCGGCTGGAAGTGCCGTACCGGCTGGAGCTTCGCCCGGCGGATCTGGTGTCGACGTACTCGTGA